One genomic segment of Syntrophorhabdales bacterium includes these proteins:
- a CDS encoding DsbA family protein, which yields MLEKYPKEVKLVIKQFPLSEMHQYARKAAIAALAASKQGKFWEMHSRLFANQEQLSDAKMVEIAKEIGLDMEKFAESQKDAAIASQIDADTAQATQVKVPGTPAIYVNGKLLNQRSLAG from the coding sequence GTGCTGGAGAAATACCCCAAAGAGGTCAAACTCGTGATCAAGCAGTTCCCCCTGTCGGAGATGCACCAATACGCGCGGAAGGCTGCGATCGCCGCCCTTGCAGCCTCAAAACAGGGGAAGTTCTGGGAGATGCACAGTAGGCTCTTTGCAAATCAGGAACAGCTGAGCGATGCTAAGATGGTAGAGATCGCCAAGGAGATCGGCCTGGACATGGAGAAGTTCGCCGAGAGCCAGAAGGACGCGGCCATCGCGTCCCAAATCGATGCGGACACAGCGCAGGCCACGCAGGTTAAGGTTCCGGGCACGCCTGCTATCTACGTTAACGGGAAGCTGCTCAATCAGCGTAGCCTCGCCGG
- a CDS encoding sigma-54 dependent transcriptional regulator translates to MNELLVPVKSESADPCLVLKNTLKELIRERKVLHLRRSNGWMTIDEDQRTRNEVGYRGPERRAAGLLDAALFSRAIEEQLHKDGAVEAILGYGQRAREIVDKVRSVAKTNLSVLIQGKTGTGKGVTARILHELSKRKDKPFIRVDCGAIPPTLIESELFGHEKGSFTGAFRSKPGRFQLANGGTIFLDEIGNLSLEMQTRLLGFLEERLVNSVGGVGAIRLNVRVLSATNADLMEQVRRLQFREDLFYRLNEFEIKMPPLKERGDDLCYLAAKFLLMANTELGKHVFGFSQAAMDFLSGCAWNGNVRELKNMIRKATLFADDVIEPEHLLVDTQQHQLTSLDALLEHALREGLPLAALHEKLGMMVDKRIIWRVYQQSYGNKATTCKALGIDYSTLYRKVKEYGLEFLQTGRSCLMVPGSSRFDQSSIGSQDVSGRTLVRKKG, encoded by the coding sequence ATGAACGAGCTTCTGGTTCCAGTGAAAAGCGAGAGCGCCGATCCGTGCCTTGTCCTGAAGAACACTCTCAAAGAACTGATCAGGGAACGCAAAGTTCTGCACCTCCGACGGTCAAACGGCTGGATGACTATTGATGAAGATCAGAGGACGAGAAATGAAGTCGGCTACCGTGGCCCGGAGAGACGGGCTGCAGGGTTGCTCGATGCTGCCCTCTTTTCCCGTGCGATTGAGGAGCAACTGCACAAGGATGGTGCCGTGGAAGCAATCCTCGGGTACGGCCAGAGGGCCCGTGAGATAGTCGATAAAGTACGTAGTGTGGCAAAGACCAACCTGTCCGTGCTGATCCAGGGCAAAACGGGTACGGGCAAGGGGGTTACCGCACGCATCCTGCACGAGCTGAGCAAGAGAAAGGATAAGCCCTTCATCAGGGTGGATTGTGGCGCCATCCCTCCAACGCTCATTGAAAGTGAGCTGTTCGGTCATGAAAAGGGTTCCTTCACCGGGGCCTTCCGCAGCAAGCCCGGTCGCTTTCAATTGGCAAACGGGGGCACCATTTTTCTCGACGAGATCGGCAATTTAAGCCTGGAGATGCAGACGAGGCTCCTTGGTTTCCTTGAAGAACGCCTGGTGAACTCTGTGGGCGGGGTAGGCGCCATACGGCTGAACGTGCGGGTCCTCAGTGCTACCAACGCCGACCTGATGGAGCAGGTTCGGCGGCTTCAGTTCAGGGAGGACCTCTTCTACCGCTTGAATGAGTTTGAGATCAAGATGCCTCCCCTCAAAGAACGCGGCGATGATCTCTGCTACCTCGCGGCAAAGTTCCTCCTCATGGCGAACACTGAACTGGGAAAGCACGTGTTCGGATTTTCGCAGGCGGCAATGGATTTCCTTTCGGGGTGCGCATGGAACGGCAACGTCCGTGAACTGAAGAACATGATCAGGAAGGCCACCTTGTTCGCAGACGACGTGATAGAACCAGAGCACCTGCTCGTTGACACTCAGCAGCATCAGCTCACGTCGCTCGACGCGTTGCTGGAGCATGCACTCAGGGAAGGGCTGCCACTGGCTGCCCTCCACGAGAAGCTCGGAATGATGGTGGATAAGAGGATCATCTGGCGGGTATATCAACAGTCGTACGGGAATAAAGCGACGACCTGCAAAGCCCTCGGTATTGATTATTCAACCCTGTACCGGAAGGTCAAGGAGTACGGGCTGGAATTTCTTCAAACTGGCCGGTCTTGCCTAATGGTTCCCGGGAGTTCCCGGTTTGATCAGTCAAGTATTGGGAGTCAAGACGTCAGTGGCAGGACTCTTGTAAGAAAGAAGGGATGA